From Syngnathoides biaculeatus isolate LvHL_M chromosome 19, ASM1980259v1, whole genome shotgun sequence, a single genomic window includes:
- the chst2b gene encoding carbohydrate sulfotransferase 2: MRGKTYHPPLKLTAPWEKDAGFGRKLKTYRNRTKIIAQPGIVMKVLRRKRIVLFGAYFLLLVLTMLNLANYKWTKEPREPCSHPMRGAAYQGRSDLRYLYRPSLAKKRQLIYVLTTWRSGSSFFGELFNQNPDVFFLYEPMWHIWQKLYPGDAVSLQGAARDMLSSLYRCDLSVFQLYNSPGGKNFTSLGLFGATLNKVVCSYPLCSAYRKDAVGMVDDKVCKKCPPQSLRLLEDECLKYNTVVIKGVRILDVNVLAPLMEDPSLDLKVIHLVRDPRAVANSRIKSRHGLIRENLQVVRSRDPKLRRIPFVDPGHKANKKDGSDYHSIGAMEVICDRTSRTLRTALNPPGWLKGKYMAVRYEDLVDNPVKTLRGVYRFANLTANRDIESFALNMTSGSSSSSKPFIVSSRNATQAASAWRTVLSIQQIKQVEDYCHHSMAVLGYERVRTAGEAKDLGKSLLTQSKL; this comes from the coding sequence ATGAGAGGCAAAACGTATCACCCGCCGCTGAAGTTGACGGCGCCGTGGGAGAAGGATGCCGGCTTCGGCAGGAAGCTCAAGACCTACAGGAACCGCACCAAGATAATCGCGCAGCCCGGCATCGTGATGAAAGTGCTGCGCAGGAAACGGATCGTGCTGTTCGGGGCCTACTTCCTGCTCCTGGTGCTCACCATGCTCAACTTGGCCAACTACAAGTGGACCAAGGAGCCGCGGGAGCCGTGCAGCCACCCGATGAGGGGCGCCGCCTACCAGGGCCGCTCGGACCTGCGCTACCTCTACCGGCCCTCGCTGGCCAAGAAGAGGCAGCTCATCTACGTGCTGACCACGTGGCGCTCGGGCTCGTCCTTCTTCGGTGAGCTGTTCAACCAGAACCCCGACGTGTTCTTCCTGTACGAGCCCATGTGGCACATCTGGCAGAAGTTGTACCCGGGCGACGCCGTGTCCCTGCAAGGGGCGGCGCGGGACATGCTGAGCTCGCTCTACCGCTGCGACTTGTCCGTCTTTCAGCTTTACAACAGCCCCGGGGGCAAGAACTTCACCTCGCTGGGGTTGTTCGGAGCCACTCTGAACAAGGTGGTGTGCTCCTACCCGCTGTGCTCGGCCTACAGGAAAGACGCGGTGGGGATGGTGGACGACAAGGTCTGCAAAAAGTGCCCCCCGCAGAGCCTCAGACTGCTGGAGGACGAGTGCCTCAAGTACAACACCGTGGTCATCAAAGGGGTGCGCATTCTGGACGTCAACGTTCTGGCGCCCCTCATGGAGGACCCCTCCCTGGACCTGAAGGTGATCCACCTGGTCCGAGACCCGCGGGCGGTGGCCAACTCCCGCATCAAATCCCGGCACGGCCTCATCCGGGAGAACCTGCAGGTGGTGCGCAGCCGGGACCCCAAACTCCGCCGGATCCCGTTCGTGGATCCCGGCCACAAGGCCAACAAGAAAGACGGCTCGGACTACCACTCCATCGGCGCCATGGAGGTGATCTGCGACCGCACCTCCCGGACGCTGAGGACGGCGCTGAACCCGCCCGGCTGGCTCAAGGGCAAGTACATGGCCGTCCGCTACGAGGACCTGGTGGACAATCCGGTGAAGACCCTCCGCGGGGTCTACCGCTTCGCCAACCTGACGGCCAACCGCGACATCGAGTCCTTCGCCCTCAACATGACCAGCGGCTCCAGCTCGTCGTCCAAGCCGTTCATCGTGTCGTCCCGCAACGCCACCCAGGCGGCCAGCGCGTGGCGGACCGTCCTCAGCATCCAGCAGATCAAGCAAGTCGAGGACTACTGCCACCACTCCATGGCCGTGCTGGGCTACGAGCGTGTGCGGACCGCCGGCGAGGCCAAGGACCTCGGCAAGTCGCTACTGACCCAGTCCAAACTGTAA